The following proteins come from a genomic window of Hymenobacter canadensis:
- a CDS encoding glutamate synthase subunit beta: protein MANPTGFKQYARELPPKAAPQERVAHNREFVGTYAEDQLTQQAARCMDCGIPFCHSGCPLGNIIPEFNDAVREEKWEEAYQILSATNNFPEFTGRICPAPCEAACVLSIHSSPVAIEEIEKHIIEIAFAKGYVQPTAPVLKSGRTVAVVGSGPAGLAAAAQLARAGHTVTVFERDDRPGGLLRYGIPDFKLDKWVIDRRIKLLEDDGITFRCGVEIGRDISGAELTAGFDAVVLAGGASVPRDLPLPGRELPGIYFAMDYLTQHNRRVSELGIEDDEIWVEGQDVVVIGSGDTGSDCVGTANRQRARSVTQFAMMHQPGPERPAHTPWPQEPHIFRSSTSHEEGCQRYWGINTKAFLADEHGQLRALRVSDVTWETDVMGRRIRFEEVPDSDREIPCQRVMLALGFSGPRVSGLVTELELALDDYGNVRADERAYRTSRPNVFVAGDMRRGQSLVVWAISEGREAAREVDVFLMGKTALPSKNAVSMFD, encoded by the coding sequence ATGGCCAACCCCACCGGTTTCAAACAATACGCCCGCGAGCTACCGCCCAAGGCTGCCCCGCAGGAGCGCGTGGCCCACAACCGCGAGTTCGTGGGCACTTACGCCGAAGACCAACTCACCCAGCAGGCGGCCCGCTGCATGGACTGTGGCATCCCCTTCTGCCACTCGGGCTGCCCGCTGGGCAATATCATCCCCGAATTCAACGACGCCGTGCGCGAGGAAAAGTGGGAGGAGGCCTACCAGATTCTGAGCGCCACCAACAATTTCCCCGAGTTCACCGGCCGCATCTGCCCCGCGCCCTGCGAGGCAGCCTGCGTGCTGAGCATCCACAGCAGCCCGGTAGCCATTGAGGAAATCGAGAAGCACATTATTGAAATTGCCTTCGCCAAGGGCTACGTGCAGCCGACGGCGCCGGTGCTGAAATCGGGCCGCACGGTGGCCGTGGTGGGCTCCGGTCCGGCCGGGCTGGCGGCGGCGGCGCAGCTGGCGCGGGCCGGCCACACCGTCACGGTGTTCGAGCGCGACGACCGTCCCGGCGGCCTGCTTCGCTACGGCATCCCCGATTTCAAGCTCGATAAGTGGGTCATCGACCGCCGCATCAAGCTGCTGGAGGACGACGGCATCACGTTCCGCTGCGGCGTCGAAATCGGGCGCGACATCTCGGGGGCCGAGCTCACCGCCGGCTTCGATGCCGTGGTGCTGGCCGGCGGGGCCAGCGTGCCGCGCGACCTGCCCCTGCCCGGCCGCGAGCTGCCGGGCATCTACTTCGCCATGGACTACCTTACCCAGCACAACCGCCGGGTGAGCGAGCTGGGCATCGAAGACGATGAAATCTGGGTGGAAGGCCAGGACGTGGTGGTGATTGGCAGCGGCGACACCGGCTCCGACTGCGTGGGCACGGCCAACCGCCAGCGGGCGCGCTCGGTCACGCAGTTTGCCATGATGCACCAGCCCGGCCCCGAGCGCCCAGCCCACACGCCCTGGCCGCAGGAGCCCCACATTTTCCGCAGCAGCACCTCGCACGAGGAAGGCTGCCAGCGCTACTGGGGCATCAATACCAAAGCCTTCCTGGCTGATGAGCATGGCCAGCTCCGCGCCCTGCGCGTGAGCGACGTGACCTGGGAAACCGACGTCATGGGCCGCCGCATCCGCTTCGAGGAAGTGCCCGATTCGGACCGCGAAATCCCCTGCCAGCGGGTGATGCTGGCCCTGGGCTTCAGCGGCCCCCGCGTGTCGGGCCTCGTGACGGAGCTGGAACTGGCCCTGGACGACTACGGCAACGTGCGCGCCGACGAGCGCGCCTACCGCACTTCGCGCCCCAACGTATTCGTGGCCGGCGACATGCGCCGCGGGCAGTCGCTGGTGGTCTGGGCCATCTCGGAAGGCCGCGAGGCCGCGCGGGAAGTCGACGTGTTCCTGATGGGGAAAACGGCCCTGCCAAGCAAGAATGCGGTAAGCATGTTCGACTGA
- the leuB gene encoding 3-isopropylmalate dehydrogenase: MVSKKIAVLPGDGIGPEVCRQAVKVLEAVAERFDHHFALSSHLMGACAIEATGTPLPNETLAACRAADAVLLGAIGDPKYDHDPSAKVRPEQGLLRLRKELGLFANIRPVVAYDVLLAHSPLKKERIQGTDMVIFRELTGGIYFGEKGRTPDGEGAYDHCVYNRAEIRRIAHLAFQAAAGRRRHLTLVDKANVLETSRLWREEVREMAAQYPEVTVDYLFVDNAAMQIILNPTQFDVILTENMFGDIISDEASVIAGSMGLLPSASIGERVALFEPIHGSYPQAAGKGIANPIATILSVAMLLEHLDLIEEAALVREAVDEALHNGILTSELSPVAAYSTEEVGNYIAFWIADSKEKHWNKSNVEIGVSTII; this comes from the coding sequence TGCTGGAGGCCGTGGCCGAGCGCTTCGACCACCACTTTGCCCTCAGCTCGCACTTGATGGGTGCCTGCGCCATTGAGGCCACCGGAACTCCGTTGCCCAATGAAACCCTCGCCGCCTGCCGCGCCGCCGATGCCGTGCTGCTCGGTGCCATCGGCGACCCGAAATACGACCACGACCCCAGCGCCAAAGTGCGCCCCGAACAGGGCCTGCTGCGGTTGCGCAAGGAGCTAGGGTTGTTTGCCAATATCCGCCCCGTGGTGGCCTATGACGTGCTGCTGGCCCATTCGCCCTTGAAAAAGGAGCGGATTCAGGGCACCGACATGGTCATCTTCCGCGAGCTGACCGGCGGCATCTACTTCGGTGAGAAGGGCCGCACCCCCGACGGTGAAGGCGCCTACGACCACTGCGTCTACAACCGCGCCGAAATCCGGCGTATCGCGCACCTGGCGTTTCAGGCCGCCGCCGGTCGTCGCCGCCACCTCACGCTGGTAGACAAGGCCAACGTGCTGGAAACCTCCCGCCTCTGGCGCGAGGAAGTGCGCGAAATGGCCGCCCAGTACCCCGAAGTGACGGTGGATTACTTGTTCGTGGACAATGCCGCCATGCAGATCATCCTCAACCCCACGCAGTTCGACGTGATTCTGACCGAGAATATGTTCGGCGACATCATCTCCGACGAGGCCTCCGTCATTGCCGGGTCCATGGGCCTGCTGCCCTCGGCCTCCATCGGCGAGCGGGTGGCGCTGTTCGAGCCCATTCATGGTTCCTACCCGCAGGCGGCCGGCAAGGGCATTGCCAACCCGATTGCCACGATTCTGTCGGTGGCTATGCTGCTGGAGCACCTGGACCTAATCGAAGAAGCGGCGCTGGTGCGGGAAGCCGTGGACGAAGCCCTGCATAACGGCATCCTGACGTCCGAGCTAAGCCCGGTAGCCGCGTATTCGACGGAGGAAGTCGGCAACTACATTGCCTTCTGGATTGCCGACTCCAAAGAGAAGCACTGGAACAAGAGCAACGTGGAAATTGGCGTCAGCACCATCATCTGA